A genome region from Candidatus Neomarinimicrobiota bacterium includes the following:
- a CDS encoding GatB/YqeY domain-containing protein has protein sequence MDFHKELTEQLKTAMKAKDQTSLKTVRDLKSRIQSREIEKGEPLTEAEFVKLVQTAAKQRKEAIVLYEKGDRPELVAVEKAELQVLEKYLPQMMGDTEMEALVKQVLEDTGAASMNDMGKVMGPLMKAAAGKADGKRLQEIVRGMLS, from the coding sequence TTGGATTTTCATAAAGAACTCACTGAACAATTAAAGACGGCCATGAAAGCCAAAGATCAGACATCACTGAAAACGGTCCGTGATCTGAAATCCAGAATTCAATCCCGTGAGATTGAAAAGGGAGAACCCCTGACCGAAGCCGAGTTTGTCAAACTGGTTCAAACTGCAGCCAAGCAGCGCAAGGAAGCCATCGTTTTATATGAAAAAGGTGACCGACCCGAATTAGTAGCAGTAGAAAAGGCTGAATTACAGGTTCTGGAAAAGTATCTACCCCAAATGATGGGCGACACTGAAATGGAGGCCCTGGTCAAACAGGTCCTTGAGGATACTGGGGCAGCGAGCATGAATGACATGGGGAAGGTCATGGGACCTCTCATGAAAGCTGCAGCTGGTAAGGCTGATGGAAAACGTCTTCAAGAAATAGTAAGAGGGATGCTTAGTTAA
- a CDS encoding CvpA family protein — MATGFDLIGLLLIVIMAVSGLKKGLIDGVLKIVGMYAAVYASMHYNHYGTVFLEPLISIPEAYKTPAGFVIVFLATMYSITFISFLLKKIVKSLRLGAVDRIGGITFGVLKAGLMLSAVVWALAMVPAEMKGDWQQESQLYPYVEVFAGQAVYILSLEDELAMMQTMMDPEANKAALLQAALGSDAGGLQGLLGDDASKSEAIKKAMESMGGPQKGIMEQVLKSAGVDDIENLDIMEEVEKVKHAGTNRQAEMDKILAEIEAEAQGRAVIEAEEDSSEVIEDEAEGLEE, encoded by the coding sequence ATGGCAACAGGATTTGATTTAATCGGATTGCTTCTCATTGTCATTATGGCAGTGAGTGGGCTGAAAAAGGGACTCATTGATGGTGTTCTGAAAATCGTTGGTATGTATGCTGCAGTTTATGCCTCCATGCACTACAATCATTATGGAACTGTCTTCCTGGAACCCCTCATCAGTATTCCAGAAGCCTACAAAACGCCGGCAGGTTTTGTGATAGTATTTTTGGCAACTATGTATTCCATCACCTTCATCTCATTCTTACTGAAAAAAATAGTTAAATCATTGCGTCTGGGAGCTGTAGATCGAATCGGCGGAATCACCTTTGGTGTGCTTAAAGCTGGGTTGATGTTATCAGCTGTCGTGTGGGCCTTGGCCATGGTTCCCGCTGAAATGAAGGGAGATTGGCAGCAAGAATCACAACTGTATCCCTACGTAGAGGTGTTTGCCGGACAAGCTGTTTATATCTTATCCCTGGAAGATGAGTTGGCAATGATGCAAACCATGATGGATCCTGAAGCTAACAAGGCTGCACTCCTTCAGGCCGCCCTGGGTAGTGACGCAGGTGGTTTGCAGGGTCTGCTTGGCGATGATGCTTCAAAAAGTGAAGCCATTAAAAAGGCCATGGAGTCCATGGGTGGACCTCAAAAAGGAATCATGGAGCAGGTATTGAAGTCCGCAGGGGTGGATGATATAGAAAACCTGGATATCATGGAAGAGGTGGAAAAAGTCAAGCACGCTGGTACCAACAGGCAAGCAGAAATGGATAAAATACTCGCAGAGATAGAAGCCGAGGCGCAGGGTCGCGCGGTGATCGAAGCAGAGGAGGATAGTAGCGAAGTGATAGAAGACGAGGCGGAGGGTCTCGAAGAGTAG
- a CDS encoding endonuclease MutS2: MDSSGSTISSYLHLGFDDVRRWLADEAAGASVTHQFQQLHPQKNLTEIRNQYDRVAGLEALMDHNSSFYIRQYNDLHEILRLLALEGSTLYPEDLKVVHSVLEQSRVLKNIFQNYPSDEAAIWDEDFEKITPLLDIEKDILRIVGPDGEVLDKASSTLSSLRRKLRKSGGAVRTRMADLVKKYGDSGFLNESQAGIKAGRLVLPVISSYKHKVQGVIQDMSNTGTTTFIEPFEIIELNNQIKTIEIEEQQEVQRILRELTGRLHIHHHTIQLNYKMLELLDYHTALVKFGKTFACSIPTLSEDGTFLLKTARNPRLALQRKVVPLDLAMDSQTNTLIITGPNAGGKTVALKTIGLLALMANAGVPVPAAEGSVIPFVDKIFTDIGDQQSLVDDLSTFSAHLSTIIRILDQTTSQSLVLLDELGTGTDPAEGAALARSILESLGKAGVKTVATTHLGDLKVFAHEAENVMNGAMEFDQKGLKPTYKFLAGVPGSSYGFEISKRLGLSEDILKAARGYIGWARDSMEKLLRSLEAERATLSGLKSDNTDLQRDLKMKQKRMDTALESVQKAERKADREAAKKAGQIITDARQTVEQVIKQIKESQAGKENIKEVRGTLDQIEAELEKVIEETEEPLNLEKLSSEDITKGLEVTVLSLDQIGVVLEAPVKGKTMVEVDGKRLRVPVEWLGKAPRKKEAELQSTTVVNVSDRQGSTYSLDLRGFRAEAAIEELSRFIDQAVLSNLSIMQIIHGKGTGVIKQVVHEVLDKHPAVKEKRLGGLDEGGAGITYVELK, from the coding sequence ATGGATTCCTCTGGCTCAACCATTTCCAGTTATTTACACCTCGGTTTTGATGATGTACGTCGATGGTTGGCTGATGAAGCCGCTGGCGCAAGTGTCACGCATCAGTTTCAACAACTCCATCCCCAAAAAAATCTAACAGAAATTCGAAATCAGTATGACCGTGTTGCCGGCCTTGAAGCCCTCATGGATCATAATAGCAGTTTCTATATCCGACAATACAATGATCTTCATGAGATTCTCAGACTCCTGGCCCTGGAAGGCAGTACCCTCTATCCTGAGGATTTAAAGGTGGTTCACTCCGTCCTGGAGCAATCTCGAGTCCTGAAAAATATTTTCCAGAATTATCCATCTGATGAAGCAGCTATCTGGGATGAGGATTTTGAAAAAATTACACCCCTACTGGATATTGAAAAAGATATCCTCAGAATTGTTGGACCAGATGGTGAGGTGCTGGACAAAGCCTCATCTACCTTATCCTCCCTGCGGCGCAAGCTCAGAAAATCTGGTGGTGCTGTCCGCACTCGCATGGCTGACCTGGTGAAAAAATATGGTGATTCTGGCTTCTTGAATGAATCGCAGGCTGGTATCAAGGCGGGACGATTGGTTCTCCCCGTGATCAGTTCTTATAAACATAAGGTTCAGGGGGTTATTCAGGATATGTCTAATACGGGGACGACCACCTTTATTGAGCCTTTCGAGATTATTGAATTAAACAATCAGATTAAAACCATTGAAATAGAAGAGCAACAGGAAGTACAACGCATCCTGAGAGAGCTCACCGGCCGACTGCATATCCACCATCACACCATCCAGCTGAATTATAAGATGCTGGAACTTCTGGATTATCATACGGCTCTGGTCAAATTTGGAAAAACCTTCGCCTGCAGCATCCCCACCCTGTCTGAAGATGGCACCTTTTTGCTAAAAACCGCCCGGAACCCAAGGTTGGCTCTTCAGAGAAAAGTAGTCCCTTTAGATCTCGCCATGGATAGTCAGACCAATACCCTGATTATTACTGGACCCAATGCAGGCGGTAAGACGGTGGCACTCAAAACCATCGGTCTCCTGGCCCTTATGGCCAATGCTGGTGTCCCGGTGCCGGCAGCAGAGGGCAGTGTCATCCCCTTCGTGGACAAAATATTCACTGATATCGGTGATCAACAATCCCTGGTGGATGATCTGTCAACTTTTTCTGCCCACCTCAGCACCATCATCCGCATTCTGGATCAGACCACATCTCAAAGTCTTGTGCTTCTGGATGAATTGGGCACCGGAACAGACCCTGCCGAGGGAGCCGCCCTTGCCCGGTCAATTCTAGAATCTCTGGGAAAAGCTGGTGTGAAAACAGTGGCCACCACACATCTCGGTGATCTCAAGGTTTTCGCCCACGAGGCTGAGAATGTTATGAATGGCGCCATGGAATTCGATCAAAAAGGGCTCAAACCCACCTATAAATTTTTAGCAGGTGTTCCTGGCAGCAGTTATGGCTTTGAAATATCCAAACGTCTCGGTCTCTCGGAGGACATCCTGAAAGCCGCTCGTGGGTACATCGGATGGGCCCGGGACAGCATGGAAAAATTGCTGAGATCTCTGGAAGCTGAGCGAGCCACCCTGTCAGGGTTAAAGTCTGATAACACGGATCTCCAACGCGATCTCAAAATGAAGCAGAAACGCATGGATACTGCCCTGGAATCTGTCCAGAAAGCTGAGCGCAAAGCAGACCGGGAAGCTGCTAAAAAAGCCGGTCAGATCATTACGGATGCCCGACAGACAGTTGAGCAGGTCATCAAGCAGATCAAGGAATCCCAGGCAGGTAAAGAGAATATCAAAGAAGTTCGAGGAACCCTGGATCAGATTGAAGCGGAGCTGGAAAAGGTCATTGAGGAAACCGAAGAGCCTCTCAACCTTGAAAAATTGAGCAGTGAGGATATCACCAAAGGATTGGAAGTTACCGTATTAAGTCTCGATCAGATCGGAGTGGTTCTGGAAGCACCTGTCAAGGGTAAAACCATGGTAGAGGTTGATGGCAAACGCCTGCGGGTACCCGTAGAATGGCTGGGTAAGGCACCCCGGAAAAAAGAGGCGGAACTGCAGTCCACCACAGTTGTGAATGTCTCAGATCGACAGGGGAGCACCTATTCTCTGGATCTGCGGGGATTTCGCGCAGAGGCGGCCATTGAAGAATTAAGCCGATTTATTGACCAGGCTGTACTCAGCAATCTGTCCATCATGCAAATCATCCACGGCAAGGGGACAGGAGTGATCAAACAAGTCGTTCACGAGGTGCTTGATAAGCATCCCGCAGTGAAGGAAAAACGTCTCGGTGGTCTTGATGAAGGTGGGGCGGGCATTACTTATGTTGAGTTGAAGTAG
- a CDS encoding DNA primase codes for MALIAEHIIEQVREANDVVDVVSDYVQLKRSGRNFFGRCPFHNEKTPSFSVSPDKQIYHCFGCGAGGNVINFIMEHERLDFISSVKLLADRVNIHIETDPGEPRKKDDRASIYNMHEIACRVFERQLNDTSAKPAKDYLLNRGLSEETLKTFRVGFAPDNWDTVTLEVMKLGLSQDVLTHSGLLMVKNGGGYYDRFRNRIMFPIMDINGKVQAFGGRIFGEADGAKYMNSPETPIYHKGRTLFGLNQCRDEIRSSRTAILVEGYMDLIRLYQEGFQNVVAGTGTAFTPEQAGLIKRFADKVLVCYDGDGAGQKAAQKAGLTLLDKGLDVRIIQIPNGEDPDSFFDEKDAKAFQKLIGSALDFMTFVLRNNQDQMDSPVKRTAFLEAMVSELALMQNEILRGMLAGQLADEMHVPEDAVMGLLKRQSKRVRRSDYTPDTPAAPQKAESNMLRRPESGAEKAEFELLRLHLSQDESLLNWLTSTIGDEDIKAYHYVEVFQMLHGRLRKELPINHSRLLDEIESAEIRRFIARLINEARPDLESISHAHQCIKTVRWWAIQREMDELKQLMRDAEARGEDSQEYFRRKVDLQLEQRDIKPNPTSM; via the coding sequence ATGGCACTCATTGCAGAACATATCATTGAACAAGTCCGGGAAGCCAATGATGTAGTGGATGTGGTCTCCGATTACGTTCAGCTCAAGCGCTCAGGTCGCAACTTTTTTGGTCGCTGTCCCTTCCACAACGAGAAGACTCCCTCCTTCAGTGTCAGTCCTGATAAGCAGATCTATCATTGTTTTGGATGTGGAGCCGGTGGCAATGTCATCAACTTCATCATGGAGCATGAACGTCTCGACTTTATATCATCGGTAAAATTGCTGGCTGATCGCGTCAATATTCACATTGAAACGGATCCAGGTGAACCGCGCAAAAAGGATGACCGCGCTTCTATTTATAACATGCACGAAATTGCCTGCAGGGTTTTTGAGCGACAGCTAAATGATACCAGCGCAAAACCAGCCAAAGACTATCTCCTCAATCGAGGTCTTTCAGAAGAAACGCTGAAAACTTTCCGAGTTGGTTTTGCACCAGACAATTGGGATACAGTGACCCTGGAAGTCATGAAACTGGGATTGTCCCAGGATGTCCTCACCCACAGTGGTCTGCTTATGGTCAAAAACGGCGGGGGCTATTACGATCGCTTCCGCAACCGAATCATGTTTCCCATTATGGATATCAATGGCAAGGTCCAGGCCTTTGGTGGACGAATATTTGGCGAGGCTGATGGTGCCAAATATATGAACAGTCCTGAGACCCCGATTTATCATAAAGGTCGAACACTCTTTGGATTAAATCAATGTCGCGATGAAATAAGAAGCTCCCGCACGGCCATTCTGGTTGAAGGCTATATGGATCTCATTCGTCTGTATCAAGAAGGTTTCCAAAATGTGGTAGCTGGAACAGGTACTGCTTTTACCCCAGAGCAGGCTGGACTCATAAAGCGCTTTGCCGATAAGGTATTGGTCTGCTATGATGGGGATGGAGCAGGTCAGAAGGCAGCCCAAAAAGCCGGACTCACACTCCTGGATAAAGGACTCGATGTTCGCATCATCCAGATTCCCAATGGGGAAGACCCCGATAGCTTTTTTGATGAGAAGGATGCCAAAGCATTTCAAAAGCTCATCGGCTCAGCACTGGATTTCATGACTTTTGTCCTTAGAAACAATCAAGATCAGATGGACTCACCAGTGAAGCGTACAGCCTTTCTGGAAGCCATGGTATCCGAACTGGCCCTTATGCAGAATGAAATTCTCAGGGGTATGTTGGCAGGTCAGCTGGCAGATGAGATGCATGTCCCGGAAGATGCCGTCATGGGCTTACTCAAACGGCAATCAAAGCGGGTTCGTCGGTCCGATTATACACCTGATACACCTGCAGCTCCACAAAAAGCCGAGTCAAATATGTTACGTCGTCCGGAATCAGGTGCTGAGAAAGCAGAATTTGAGTTGTTACGTTTGCATCTGAGCCAGGATGAAAGTCTGCTGAACTGGTTGACGTCCACCATTGGTGACGAAGATATCAAAGCTTACCATTATGTGGAGGTCTTCCAGATGCTCCATGGTCGGTTGCGCAAAGAGTTACCCATTAACCACAGCCGGTTGCTGGATGAAATTGAGTCTGCCGAGATCCGGCGGTTTATTGCTCGTTTGATCAATGAGGCGCGTCCAGATCTCGAGAGTATCAGTCATGCGCATCAGTGTATCAAAACGGTGCGCTGGTGGGCCATTCAGCGGGAAATGGATGAGTTGAAACAGCTCATGCGTGATGCAGAAGCCAGGGGTGAAGATTCTCAGGAGTATTTCCGCAGAAAAGTTGATCTCCAATTGGAGCAAAGAGATATCAAACCCAATCCCACATCGATGTAG